In the Urocitellus parryii isolate mUroPar1 chromosome 1, mUroPar1.hap1, whole genome shotgun sequence genome, acttaaaagaaatataactgaTTGCTGGCTATTGAGACTTAATAACTAGTTCTTGAGAGAAAGTTATAAGAATTTAGCAGAGGGTAATGcttaattaaaaattgaactaaATATTGCTTTTAGCTTGGTAGAGATGAGATGGAGATTTTAAGGTAAtggctttcttcctttatttcagCTCAATCACTAAAAGATTCAACGGACCAAACTGTACAAAGCTCACATATTTCTACTTCAAATATGAAAGCTGTAACACAAGAAAACCTGATCAAATCTTCTATTTCCCATATCAGTACCACTCTCCCTCCTGCAACCAGTACAGAGAAAAGTGGAAGAACATCTGCAGCCCCCCATCCCTCCCCTACCACTTCTCTGTCCCAAGAGGAAGCTGATAACAATGAAGATCCAAGCATAGAGGAGGAGGATCTTCTCGCACTGAATAGTTCTCCATCTACAGCCAAAGACACTGTGGACAATGGAGATTATGTAGAATCAGACTATGACTGGACCACCAGCCCCAGGGATGAGTCCGATGAgactttagaagaaaacaggggttACATGGAAATTGAACAGTCAGTGAAATCTTTTAAGGCCCCATCCTCAAATGTTGAAGAGGAAGACagccatttcttttttcatcttattatttttgctttctgtattgCAATTGTTTATGTTACATATCACAATAAAAGGAAGGTAAGTTTGGGGGATTTTTCAGCCTCTCGTTGTGTATTATTAGCTCAGTTATATTTCTtatcaattatattttagtttaaattgGTAAAATATCAAGCTGTCTAATTGATTTGTAAATCTGTGGTGTATTTTAACAAACTACAGACAGAATACTTGTatgtgtttctaaaaaaaaaaaagtgttattattTCTTAATGAGTAAAACGCAAggtcaatattttttgttttttttcctcttcagtactagggattgaatccatgggtgccATATcactgagccttatccccagtcctttttatttttcattttgagacagggtgtttttttttttgttgttgttgttactggggattgaacccaggggtgcttaaccctggcccctttaaaaatattttatttagagacagggtcttgctaagttgcttagggcctaagttgctgaggctgtctttgaatttgtgaatctcctggctcagcctctgaagctgctgggattatatgtgtgtgccaaGTGCCTGGCtgaaatgtatcttttttttttctttttttttattggttgttcaaaacattacatagttcttgatatatcatatttcacactttgattcaagtgggttatgaactcccattttttttttttttgagaatttttaatatttattttttagttcttggcggacacaacatctttgttggtatgtggtgctgaggatcgaacccgggccgcacgcatgccaggcgagcgcactaccgcttgagccacatccccagcccatgaactcccatttttaccccgtatacagattgcagaatcagtagaggataggaaaggcagcagaatacaacagacatgagtatgtcaatatgtaaatcaatggaagtgtaactgatgtgattttttttttttaaagagagagagagaattattttaatatttattttttagttttcggcggacacaacatctttatttgtacgtgttgctgaggatcgaacccagggccacacacatgccaggcgagcgcgctagtgcttgagccaaatccccagcccctgaaatggATCTTAATAAGTTACCagagctggtctcaaatttgggattttcctgcctcagcttcctgagttgctgttGTAacatgttacaaaaaaaaatttttttaaaaaatttttatgtcgTCATTTAGCATTGATAGCTCAGTGTGAGTACTatgattttataatctttttttttaatagtactcACACTGGCTCTAAaagtatttaatgtttattttaggaaaacatgagtttagaaaataaaattcaagctaCTATCCAAGGttattaaaattttggaatatttctgatctataagtgtatatataattcatacatacatgtgtataaattttaaatgaatattatatagttttttatctttttgcCTAACAAATCCTGACcattttctataatattaatattctttaaaaacattgtttgATAGCTGCATAATTGATTTAGCCATTTTCCTATTGAACATTTAGATGATTTCCAATTTTTGGTTCATAAATAATATTGTAACAAACATTTCTATGCTAAAACACTGGCTGGGTGATTTAATGTAAGAGTGCATCTCTGTACCATACAGTCTCATAAAGGCTGAAGAGTTGAGCTTTTCAGAATACTCAAAGAGAGATCAAacacagaatttcctttttaatcaggAAATCTCAGTTCTTGACTATTGCTTTTAATTCCTGGAAAGTCATCTTCCTATTCTGAGCTTCATTTTCTTACCcaaaaaatggcaaaattggAGCAGACAATTTCAAAATGCTTATAACTTTGAAAATCAGTTAATCTAATAATAGAAAGTAGCAAAGAAAGCCAATcgtggtggtatatgcctgtaattccagtggattaggaggctgaggcaggaggattaaagccagcctcagcaaaaaagtgaggcgctaagcaactcagtgagaccccgtctctaaataaaatacaaaatagggctggggatgtggctcagtggccaagtgccccaaAGTTTAATCTCTGGTTAccacccctaccccacccccggcccccaaaaaagaaagaaaatagcaaacAAACTCACCCTCAGGTTATTTGTCATTACTGACCTatcactggctttgaatttgtagaTAGACAGATTTTTGAATGCTAGTGATATTGTATCCTAATGTTTGGTGTTGGACTATCTTTGTTATAACTCctagtggagggctggggatgtggctcaagcggtagtgcgctcgcctggcatgcgtgtggcccgggttcgatcctcagcaccacatacaaagatgtgtccaccgagaactaaaaaataaaaatattaaaaaattctctctctctctctctaaagaaaaaaaaaaaaaaaaaaaaaaaaaactcctaatgGACTTGTGAAAAAGTAGGCTACTGGGCTCCATCTCAGCTCCTAATTCAGGCTGAAAATAGAGCCCCAGAATCAGAGTCACTCCTGTGTCCATTGACATCTGAGAAGCACTGTCTGAccttgtttataaaatgaaaaaacaaaataaccttttttattgttgatattttagttttgggaactgaagagagagagatttcactTGTTATAAAAACTTttactatatctttttttttctcttttgtacatctaattaattttcttttttattccagaTTTTCCTCCTAGTTCAAAGCAGGAAATGGCGTGATGGCCTTTGTTCCAAAACAGTGGAATATCATCGTCTAGACCAGAACGTTAATGAGGCCATGCCTTCTCTGAAGATTACcaatgattatattttttaaagcactgtGATTTGAGTTTGctcattatataattttatttgcttgaCTTTTTATATGATATTGTGCAGTTGTTTGCCATAGGCAGTTGGTACTTAAATGAGAGGTGCATTTCTCTCTTTTGCCTTGGTGCTTTTGAAATTGAATGTCACAAACAGGgagtatatgatttttaaatctacATTTTTAGAGCTGAATTCAATCAG is a window encoding:
- the C1H5orf15 gene encoding keratinocyte-associated transmembrane protein 2, with protein sequence MAAAALGRMRGASQVNQLPGPGIQTPGGLVWILVLVLLLSSAMSTAQSLKDSTDQTVQSSHISTSNMKAVTQENLIKSSISHISTTLPPATSTEKSGRTSAAPHPSPTTSLSQEEADNNEDPSIEEEDLLALNSSPSTAKDTVDNGDYVESDYDWTTSPRDESDETLEENRGYMEIEQSVKSFKAPSSNVEEEDSHFFFHLIIFAFCIAIVYVTYHNKRKIFLLVQSRKWRDGLCSKTVEYHRLDQNVNEAMPSLKITNDYIF